In one window of Chiloscyllium punctatum isolate Juve2018m chromosome 11, sChiPun1.3, whole genome shotgun sequence DNA:
- the rd3 gene encoding protein RD3, with product MPIMSWFKWSKPNQSYSQRNPADVIIETLMMELSWQLKQAEKMQRERENEYRRIKTGVDYSWLISHPKQSYEVSPRERLELEEACSKIHPSYCGPLVLRFRQVIAEYEPEVHEVLQLFRAVLQDAFEQMKEDQDTNKLTRQWNKKQTMSLSTTIFKSRVRIYPFSSNIKTVSEDVEQGFESARRVWSMPEFKTAKDF from the exons ATGCCGATAATGTCCTGGTTTAAATGGAGCAAGCCTAATCAAAGTTACTCTCAGAGGAACCCTGCTGATGTGATCATTGAAACTCTCATGATGGAACTCAGCTGGCAGCTGAAACAAGCtgagaagatgcagagagagcgagagaatgagtaCAGGAGGATAAAAACAGGTGTTGACTACAGCTGGCTAATCAGTCATCCCAAACAGAGCTATGAAGTGTCTCCAAGAGAGAGGCTAGAACTTGAAGAAGCTTGTTCCAAAATCCACCCTTCTTACTGTGGGCCTCTGGTACTCAG GTTTCGACAGGTAATTGCTGAATACGAGCCTGAGGTTCACGAAGTGTTACAACTATTCCGGGCTGTTCTTCAGGATGCTTTTGAGCAAATGAAGGAAGATCAAGATACTAATAAACTAACCAGGCAGTGGAACAAGAAACAGACAATGAGTCTCTCCACGACAATATTTAAATCACGAGTAAGGATCTATCCTTTCAGCAGTAATATCAAGACAGTGTCAGAAGATGTGGAGCaaggctttgagtcagccagaCGAGTATGGAGTATGCCAGAGTTCAAAACTGCTAAAGACTTCTGA